The Ruania alba genome has a window encoding:
- a CDS encoding aldo/keto reductase: protein MQHRPLGRIGREISAIGLGTWQLGGNWGEVSESAALAVLSASADAGVTLFDTADVYGDGRSEQIIGRFLADRPGHEITVATKMGRRADQVPENYTPENFRTWTDRSRANLGVDTLDLVQLHCPPSPVIEAAATYDALDALVADGTIAAYGVSVETCQQALDAIARPNVTNVQIIVNPFRLKPLDEVLPAAEAAGVAIFARVPLASGLLSGKYTTATTFAADDHRTFNRHGEAFDKGETFSGVDFDEGLTAALELADALPDGVPLPAASLAWIASRPGVTSVIPGARNVAQAASNARAGALLDGGFDLDAFDGAVRDVYDRRLRAAVHPQW from the coding sequence ATGCAGCACCGCCCACTCGGCCGCATCGGTCGAGAGATCTCGGCCATCGGCCTCGGAACCTGGCAGCTCGGCGGCAACTGGGGCGAGGTCAGCGAGTCCGCCGCCCTGGCAGTGCTGTCCGCCTCCGCCGACGCGGGTGTCACTCTGTTCGACACCGCTGATGTCTACGGCGACGGACGCAGCGAGCAGATCATCGGCCGCTTCCTTGCCGACCGGCCCGGTCACGAGATCACCGTAGCCACCAAGATGGGCCGGCGCGCCGACCAGGTCCCGGAGAACTACACCCCGGAGAACTTCCGTACCTGGACCGACCGCTCCCGCGCGAACCTGGGCGTCGACACGCTCGACCTGGTGCAACTGCACTGCCCGCCATCGCCTGTGATCGAGGCGGCCGCCACCTACGACGCCCTCGACGCCCTGGTGGCCGACGGCACGATCGCCGCCTACGGCGTCTCCGTGGAGACCTGCCAGCAGGCCCTCGACGCGATCGCCCGCCCGAACGTGACCAACGTGCAGATCATCGTCAACCCGTTCCGGCTCAAGCCGCTCGATGAGGTGCTCCCGGCCGCCGAGGCCGCCGGTGTGGCGATCTTCGCGCGAGTTCCGCTCGCCTCCGGTCTCCTCTCCGGAAAATACACGACGGCCACCACCTTCGCCGCGGACGACCACCGCACCTTCAACCGGCACGGGGAAGCCTTCGACAAGGGGGAGACCTTCTCCGGGGTCGACTTCGACGAAGGACTCACCGCAGCGCTCGAGCTCGCCGATGCGCTTCCCGACGGCGTCCCTCTCCCGGCCGCGTCCCTCGCCTGGATCGCCTCGCGCCCCGGAGTGACGAGCGTAATCCCAGGAGCACGCAACGTCGCCCAGGCCGCGTCCAACGCGCGCGCGGGTGCGCTCCTGGACGGCGGGTTCGATCTCGACGCCTTCGACGGCGCGGTCCGGGACGTGTATGACCGCCGCCTGCGGGCAGCGGTCCACCCGCAGTGGTGA